GACTGGGCGTAGAGCACCTTGCTGAGCACCTCACACGCAGTTCTGTCGCCTAACCGGCACCTGGCCGCCGTTCCGACTTGACTCGGAGCTGCTTCATTTCACGGTGATCGCTCATCAGGTCATTGGCGAAGCACGTAGGCCGAGGACGTGCTCCGCCAGTCCGCCTCAATAAAAGCTGAGGTGATACGTCAACGCCATGGACCCGCCGCCTTCGGAGAAAGCGCACCAACGACAGGAAACAAACTATCCCCTGCTGAGCTGCACTGTTATCCGCTAAGCAAGCCCCGAAGGACCGCTGTACAGCTGCCCGTCAGGGCTAGGCCGAGAACGAGTGTATTGCCCGCTTTCTGGGGGATGAACGGACTCAGGAAATGTCCTGTTCCTGCCCTAGGGCTACTGCTGCCAGGGATGATACCCAGCGCATAGGGGGCACTGTTTGCGGGTAGCCCTTTTGCTGCTAGGGAAAGAGTGTTTACGCCCAAGAGGAATACTTGCGCGGTGCCTACAAATTCTTCACGGGGCCAACGCTCGGACGCCGAGTGGACGGCTACCATGGGCCCCCAATCCGGCCGTGGTGGTCATGAAACCCGACAGTGCCCCGGCGATGAGTGCGCCTGGCAGTCCCGGAAGTAGTGCCCTTCTACGGCCTAGGATCACTGCCAAGACTGCAGCAACGGAAATGCTTCCTACTCCGAGAAGGAGAGTTGTGGCGGAAACGGAAGAAGCCATAAGGGCGCCAAGCCGGATACCTGCCAGGGCCGGAATGAACATCGTCAGCACCCGGCGCCACTGGATACTTCGCCAAGTTGTGGCTACGACAGTTAGGCACAGCGCAGCGGATTGAGCATTTTCGAGTGAGACGCCCTCGGCCGGGCCGATCACCAGCACGAGAAATAGTGCGGCAACTAAGGCGAACCCCAGTCCGGTTATGCGTTGGGTAGCAGCGCCGAGCCAGACTGCGGCGCAGACAAGCACGATTTGCTCGATGGTCATGGAGAGGCAGCTCCCTTTGTGCTACCAGTCTCGTGGGGGAGTTGCCGGCACTGGAAGTACTTGGCGGTGCTCAGGGACGGCCGCCGCCTTCAACAGCTGCTCCCTCATCCAAGGAATCTCTTGAGATCCCGTCCAAAGCCGGGAACTCATATCCTTTGGGCATCCAAACTCGCGTTCCCTCATCCCTGAACAGGGCTATGCGCCCACGTCCACCATCGAGCCATATCCAAACGACAGACGCATCGCGGGTTAATTCGTCGACCTCGCCGCCAAGAACCGGACCGTTATCCCGCTCTACAAGGACGTAGATGCCCTCTTCCAGAAGCGCCCAGTCGTCGCTCTGAAGCTCGTCCCCCTTCTCATAAGGGGTTTGCATACGGCGTCTGGCGCCACGGGCGTCGTGCGGAAATGCTTTGAGGTGGCGATGTAATCTGGTTTCCAGCCTGCCCCAGGGGTCTGTGTTGTAGGCGAAGGCCGTACCGGCGCTGGTGTGCTCGTCTTCTTGGATAGTAGAGGAAGATTTGTCCATCAGAACTCCTAAAAGTTGGGACGCGTCGTTAGGGAATGCGCCACTGAACCATCAGTGCGTGAATTTGAGCGGTTGTCGAAGCTGCCAGATGCTGAGAGGCCGCGCTTAGTGCTGGCGACAGTATGCGAAGCATCGCAGCATGGCATGTGGCGGACGAGCAGGCGCCTATACGTGACTGTACTTTTGGCTTGCTATCCCAACGATCTCCAGGACGTGGGCGTCAATCAAACGGACCTCTCGTGTTGGCGTACGTAGGACTACTAGCCCAAGCGCTGGATAAGTCCGGAGTACCCTGCCTGTGTGATAAATCTTTCCCCTATGCCAGGCTTGTAACCGATCTCCGGTCTTCAACTCCCTGAGCATCTCCAACACTGACTCGCTGACACCGTTGTCACCATCCAAAATCTACTCATTCCATTTAGGTGCCTGGGCGACTGACTGATTCAGGCAGAGTTCAACAGGCGCCCGTTCCGCACTTCGACACATACTTATACGGTCTCGGAGTCAACCAGGCAGTTCAATTAGCAGCGAATAAGAGGCTGGGTCCTCGGGTTGTTGAGGCATATGAAATACCTGCTACGACTTCAGCGCTGACTTGATCGTCAGCGCCATGCCTGAGGCGACGATAACGAAGGCATCAACCGTGGACTTCATCACGACACAGCACAAAAGCACTCTGGGATCCGTACGGCGGGAGCACTGGAGGTGACAGCCGCCCCCAGCAGGCACCTATAGGAAGCTCTAGTCCACATCAGATAAATTGTGTTCAAGCACAGTGGCCGCCTAAAGGGTGATCGAGGACACTTTAATTCACGGCTAGGAAAACGCACGCATCCCCACAAAGCACGTCGGTCTGAGCTCAGGGCAGAGCGTCATGCTTATCAACGACGTTGTATCACCGGGTTTGCGGGTGAACTCTGACCCATCAGGCTAAGGCAGCAGCCAGGCTGATACTCCGCAAGGAGGATCTGGCGGCGGAATGTCGGGTGCTAACTAACATTGCCAAGGTTCTACTTCTCCTCCCCTCAGAGGATCCACGAATGGCCAAGGAAGGGTCCTTTCCTTCAGCGGAGCGGAGGCTCCCTGAAGCGCCGCGCACTACAAATGCGTGGCCTCGACCCGATACACACCGGAGTTTTACACTATGAAAAATCCAGGCAGCTCAGCACCTGAAAACGGTGCTTACTTGATCCCAAATGGGTCGCGCTGGACCGCACAAGACGTTCAGGGGCAGGGCAAAATGAAGCCAGCTACCACGCTCACACTCGAAGCTCCAGGAAAAGCTGAAGCCGGCTCAACACAAATTGGTCTTAGCGGATCAATGGGAACCTTCCGCCTCTTTGCCCTCGTCATGGCTTTCGTGTCACCGCTCGTTACGGTGGCGGGCTGGGTCTCCATCCTGATCGTCTATGGGGGTGAGGGAGCACCGCTCCTGATGTTGGCCGCCACGGTTGTGGTGCTCATCTTCTCCATTGGATTCGTAGCAATGGGCCACCACATGCCCAACCCGGGGGCCTTTTACTCATATGTAGGTGCCAGTCTAGGGCGCGTGGTAGGACTCGGAACCGGCTTTGTTGCAACGCTGACTTACGCATTTCTCGGCCTGGCCTGCTTCATCTTCTTCGGCATTGTGGCCGCGGGTTTCGTCGTCGATCGTGGTGGACCCGACGTGAGTCCTTACTGGTATGCGCTGGCAATGCTGATTCTGGTCAGCATCTTCGGATACTTCCACATCGAGGTGTCGGCAAAAGTACTCCTGGTAGCGATGGCCATCGAGATCTTGATCGTCGTCATATTCGATTTCGCAGTATTCGCCGGCGGAACATCACCCACCGGAGGCGTCTCGGCTGCCCCGTTCTCATTGAGTTCACTCTCGGGCGGGGGAGCCTCATGGGGCATTGGGATACTTTTCGCGATCCTGTTGTTCAACGGCTTCGAGGGCACAGCCGTCTTTCGTGAAGAAGTTCGTAACCCGGCTCGAACGATCGGTCGTGCTTCAGTAGCTGTTGTGCTCTTCGTTGGAGCCTTCTACGCCCTCTCATCGTGGGCGCTCATCTCCTACTTTGGCGGCGACAAGGCAATTGAGCTGGCCACGAGTGATCCGGCGCACATGTTCACTAATGCCCTTGCTGGTTCCGCAGGCCAGTTGATGGTAGATATCACTAACGTAATGATCCTGACCTCGAGCTTCGCGGGTGGGGTGTCGATTCACAGCATCTTGTCGCGCTACATTTTCTCCCTTGGCGTCGACCGAGTTCTGCCGCGTCAACTCGCCACCGTTCACCCTCGTCACAATTCTCCTTTCATCGCAGCAATCGCTGCCACGGTGCTTTTCCTGGCTCTCGCGATTCCGTTCGTGCTTGCCGGATCAGATCCTTCGCTCCTCTACGGCCAGCTTGGTGGAACCGGCGGCTACGCCTACTTGTTGCTCTTCACGCTTGTGAGCCTCGCCGTCTTCGTCTACTTCTGGCGCAAGCGTCGCTCACACTCCGTCAACAAATGGGTTGCCGTTGTAGCCCCAGGGATATCCATTCTGGCAATGGGAACCCTCTTCGTTATCGCAATTGCAAACTTCTCAACACTGACGGG
Above is a genomic segment from Arthrobacter sp. YN containing:
- a CDS encoding TSUP family transporter codes for the protein MTIEQIVLVCAAVWLGAATQRITGLGFALVAALFLVLVIGPAEGVSLENAQSAALCLTVVATTWRSIQWRRVLTMFIPALAGIRLGALMASSVSATTLLLGVGSISVAAVLAVILGRRRALLPGLPGALIAGALSGFMTTTAGLGAHGSRPLGVRALAP
- a CDS encoding APC family permease encodes the protein MKNPGSSAPENGAYLIPNGSRWTAQDVQGQGKMKPATTLTLEAPGKAEAGSTQIGLSGSMGTFRLFALVMAFVSPLVTVAGWVSILIVYGGEGAPLLMLAATVVVLIFSIGFVAMGHHMPNPGAFYSYVGASLGRVVGLGTGFVATLTYAFLGLACFIFFGIVAAGFVVDRGGPDVSPYWYALAMLILVSIFGYFHIEVSAKVLLVAMAIEILIVVIFDFAVFAGGTSPTGGVSAAPFSLSSLSGGGASWGIGILFAILLFNGFEGTAVFREEVRNPARTIGRASVAVVLFVGAFYALSSWALISYFGGDKAIELATSDPAHMFTNALAGSAGQLMVDITNVMILTSSFAGGVSIHSILSRYIFSLGVDRVLPRQLATVHPRHNSPFIAAIAATVLFLALAIPFVLAGSDPSLLYGQLGGTGGYAYLLLFTLVSLAVFVYFWRKRRSHSVNKWVAVVAPGISILAMGTLFVIAIANFSTLTGGSGPLAVILQGSVWGVGVIGIALALIFRAKRPEIYARIGRRTNTSTASSEKASTEA